The following proteins are co-located in the Desulfatitalea tepidiphila genome:
- a CDS encoding TetR/AcrR family transcriptional regulator, which yields MGTPPRQPALHIPTLVKNPDLVQRRRRQIVDAAVKLFIENGFHKSTTRQIAQAANVSIGTLYEYVSSKEDILYLVCDAIHAEMEHGMADALERASGHGNPLAEVVREYFLVCNRMSDHILLIYQETQSLPQKWRRLVLENEVRITGFFIRPLAQLMASGSIPLLSEAAMDLIAHNITVLGHMWTFRRWFLGRHYTIEDYIRHQTAVILNMCHTEEPFLADAGLGPIPG from the coding sequence ATGGGCACACCACCGCGACAGCCAGCACTACATATTCCGACCCTGGTCAAGAATCCGGACCTGGTTCAGCGCCGACGTCGTCAGATCGTGGATGCGGCGGTCAAGCTCTTTATCGAAAACGGCTTTCACAAATCCACCACCCGCCAGATCGCCCAAGCCGCAAATGTCTCCATCGGCACGCTTTATGAGTATGTCTCCTCGAAAGAGGATATCCTCTACCTGGTCTGCGATGCCATTCATGCTGAGATGGAACACGGCATGGCGGACGCCCTCGAACGGGCCTCCGGGCACGGCAATCCACTGGCCGAGGTCGTCCGGGAGTACTTTCTGGTTTGCAACCGTATGAGCGACCACATTCTGCTGATCTATCAGGAGACTCAGTCACTGCCGCAGAAGTGGCGTCGATTGGTTTTGGAGAACGAGGTGCGCATTACCGGTTTTTTTATCCGGCCCCTTGCTCAGCTGATGGCCTCCGGGAGCATCCCGTTGCTTTCGGAGGCGGCCATGGATCTCATCGCTCACAACATCACCGTCCTGGGGCACATGTGGACTTTCAGACGCTGGTTTCTGGGGCGTCATTACACCATCGAGGATTACATCCGTCATCAGACCGCGGTCATACTCAATATGTGCCATACCGAAGAGCCATTCCTGGCCGATGCCGGCCTGGGCCCCATACCCGGGTGA